The nucleotide sequence TTACATATAGTCAAATTCTCACAGAAGAACGTTAGAAATAAAGGAGGTGTTGATATTTTAATGATTGGGCTCTCAAATTCGCCTTTATGATTTTATCAATAGAACTGCGTTAGATCAGATTtgcccatgacagtcggttctacgttaccggaacgacccgcatTTATATCTGgcgaaggactgtcactccagcagctgctacaacaacaacatatcagATTGTCACAGTAAATATCTATGCAAACAAATCGGCCGTCGGCGAGAAGACTTCTTTGCCTGTTTTGATAGCGCGAAAAGAAATTGTCTATACAACGACATGTTCAAATTTGGTACCATTtgaaaatcatagaaaaaagttttttccttgTTAGACCCGGAACTTTTCGGCCCATGTGTTATGCCCCTTTCCGGTGCGCAGCTGCTACCGAATTGAATGATATACCTATGGTAGGAGCTAACTATAAAGCGAGTATAACGAAAGTAAGGGCGATGGCGAAGGCAATAGAAGAACCACGTTCAGGAGAACATGTCTGCACTTTGTTTAAACAAATCGGTCAATAAAGTTTTAGGCAGATCCGTATAAAAGTAAAAGGAGGTGGCCACAAATCCAACTTCAAACATAGGGACGGAaattagtattggccttacaatattatttgaattaaaggctttttttaatgttatagaAATTCGCCTTTGTTTAGGAATTTGCTGTGACACAACTTTTACGTCTAGAAGCATATGAGTTGGGAAGCGATGAATTTCATTGCAGGAATAGTACATATACACGTAGTATaactactatatatgtatgtatgtacatagccaCACAACACACGCCAATTGCAGtcgaatatacaaaaataacacAACCGTATGCAGGTACGAAAccgtaaataaattttgatgacttACGTATTTATTTCGCGTTTGTACTTACAAACATCTTGaaactaattttatatatatatacatatgcacatatctaTTGGATctatttttcactttctttgGGCACATTTGTGACTAAATAGCATAgaattttgtgcactttttacaacaaatacaaaaatttataggtacataatttatttatgtttgtggTAACTTCTTCACTTCCAGGGCAATGCCAGTTTTCCTGTTTCATGTACCCGAACCAGGCGCTCATTTGGAGCATAATATTTTGTTGGTGGCGGAGGTGGAGCTTTAATGGTCAAAATACCATCCGATGAAAGATTGGAAATTACATCGTTGGCATTAAATCCCCGTGGCAGTAAGTATTTTCGAATAAAGTGTCGTTCGACTAGTCCATTACCGTCGTTTCGCTTCTCGTGATTTCCCTGTACAACCACATAGTTGTCAGTTGTTTTCACCACAATCTCATGGGGCTTAAATTGACGCACATCAATGTCCACTTGAAAGCCCTTTTCATCCACATGTACACGCTCTCCGGCATAGTAATTATCCCATCGCATCGGATATCTCCAGTCCAATAATGATGACTGTATTAGTTGATTTCGAACACGACGTGTTACCAGGTCATCCAGTGGACGAAGTAAATGATCGGTAGTGGGCCACGATAACCTTGAATCGTCCCAGAGATAGGGATACTGTTGGAAATCGTATGGAGAATAGTAATATCTGCGATCGAGTTCACGCGGGAAACCGTCATAAGATGTAGGCACAAGCgccatttttgtttataaataattttgtttgttaaaaaatatgacTGCACTTATTATTAAACGAAATCGTTGCTAGACCTACGACTGCAATTGATTGTATGAAACGTTTGCTTGTGAAATTGCGCCTTTTATACTCTTGGTGTCGCCTCATTGCATCTTGTGTAGACGTCATTGCCACCAAAGTGGTTGTTGTCAGATGGGTCTGTCGGAACTATGCTACGTTATTTAAGAATGGTGGTATTACTTATGGCATATGTAGAAAGTGTATAGTTGTTTCGCATTTTTATTGAACACTACATAGGTCCATGGAGCTCTTAATTatggctgctacaacaacaacatcatggAACTCTAAGATGTTGTCATCATGATCACAAAAAACTTGTGATTTCGACTTCGGTGGGCCAGGCAGATTAACTGGTGATAAGGAGGTTGTCATGGGGGCGGGATTTTCTTTAGATACACGACATAGATAAATGTTTATGCACATATGTTGGCTAAGTGCCGGTCTATTCGGTATTTCAAAAATAGTTATACAAAAGTTTACAATTAGACGTTAATACTCTCATAGATTTAtgtaaggggttaggggtagtagaattaaaaaaacaaaaatttgtttagcattttcttaaagtataatatcttaaaaatattgtgtgaatttTAAGTGAGtccgataaatacttttcgagttattcaa is from Anastrepha ludens isolate Willacy chromosome 4, idAnaLude1.1, whole genome shotgun sequence and encodes:
- the LOC128861749 gene encoding heat shock protein 27 gives rise to the protein MALVPTSYDGFPRELDRRYYYSPYDFQQYPYLWDDSRLSWPTTDHLLRPLDDLVTRRVRNQLIQSSLLDWRYPMRWDNYYAGERVHVDEKGFQVDIDVRQFKPHEIVVKTTDNYVVVQGNHEKRNDGNGLVERHFIRKYLLPRGFNANDVISNLSSDGILTIKAPPPPPTKYYAPNERLVRVHETGKLALPWK